The Borrelia anserina Es genome contains a region encoding:
- a CDS encoding Vsp/OspC family lipoprotein → MNKNALSAILMTLFLFISCNNSGGIKEGQASRSDGTVIDLAKVSEKIKGTIAFAEAAKEVEVLVKSIDELAESIGKKIQNSDTLATEANHNGTLIAGAFQIALTIENKLKALGLEASKFSDELKAKVNDANSKSRLFLNKIKGEHSDLGKEGATDAHAKEAIKTDNTTKTKGATELLGLKESVKVLMGSVSTLLESAINELTTPAPAAKKSSES, encoded by the coding sequence ATGAACAAGAATGCATTAAGTGCAATATTGATGACTTTATTTTTATTTATATCTTGTAATAATTCAGGTGGTATAAAGGAAGGCCAAGCATCTAGATCTGATGGAACAGTGATTGATCTAGCAAAAGTAAGTGAAAAGATAAAAGGAACTATTGCTTTTGCGGAAGCTGCTAAAGAAGTAGAAGTTCTAGTTAAATCAATAGATGAACTTGCTGAGTCTATTGGAAAGAAAATACAAAATAGCGACACTTTAGCTACTGAGGCTAACCATAATGGTACATTGATCGCAGGAGCATTTCAAATAGCATTGACTATAGAAAATAAATTGAAGGCATTAGGACTAGAAGCATCTAAATTTTCTGATGAATTGAAGGCAAAGGTTAATGATGCTAATAGTAAGAGCAGATTATTCTTAAATAAGATAAAAGGAGAACATAGCGATTTGGGTAAAGAAGGCGCTACTGATGCTCATGCAAAGGAAGCCATAAAAACAGATAATACTACTAAAACTAAGGGAGCTACTGAACTTCTTGGGTTAAAAGAATCAGTTAAAGTCTTAATGGGTTCTGTTTCAACTTTATTAGAATCTGCAATCAATGAGCTTACAACACCTGCACCTGCTGCTAAGAAATCTAGTGAGTCTTAA